Proteins encoded together in one Kingella oralis window:
- the pqiB gene encoding intermembrane transport protein PqiB: protein MTAHTPHPHTAKVRPSKTLVSTVWLIPLAAAIVGGYLLIDSFRSRGTEIKLYMDNADGIEVNNTTIRMLNVEVGRVIRIRLQPDQKGVELTAKIDKDGAALMRKDTQFWVVKPRIDQNGVTGLGTLLSGSYIAFSAGSPQSEVEHEFKVSDLPPISAAGQTGLRLTLTGKNRKMIGAGSPVMYENHTVGTVESAKFDPKTQSVQYSIFIQSPNESLVNSGSHFWLDSGIDVRLDGGGIKVDSAPLSAILSGAIAFDSPPSANNVSSGTTFTIHNDRAEIENQPNERTLYYVAFFNSSVRGLDIGAPVVYKGIRIGNVAAVPYFQAGDSAKLFEHGYVPVRIRIDPDRIEQRGDTPQSKAYWQSTFQAALDNGLTASLGSNNLVLGSKLVELNDSPSSTPPLKPHSEYGGDIVIGTRGGGLDDLQNQVAKLLDKFNALPLDKTVGELNGSLKELRGTLKSAQTMLASANKLIAQNSTQSLPAELNQTLRELRQTLQGVSPQSPVYQDVQNTLQSIDRTLQSAQPVIRTLKEQPNALIFNRGGKDPIPKGK, encoded by the coding sequence ATGACTGCACACACGCCCCATCCGCACACCGCCAAAGTTCGCCCCAGCAAAACGCTGGTTTCCACCGTTTGGCTGATTCCCCTTGCCGCCGCCATTGTGGGCGGCTATCTGTTGATTGACAGCTTTCGCTCGCGCGGCACAGAAATCAAGCTGTATATGGATAACGCCGATGGCATTGAAGTAAACAACACCACCATTCGGATGCTGAATGTGGAAGTGGGGCGCGTGATACGCATCCGCTTGCAGCCCGACCAAAAAGGTGTGGAGCTTACTGCCAAAATTGACAAAGACGGCGCGGCTTTGATGCGTAAAGACACGCAGTTTTGGGTGGTCAAACCGCGCATAGACCAAAACGGCGTAACCGGGCTGGGCACGCTGCTTTCAGGCTCATACATCGCGTTTAGCGCAGGCAGCCCGCAAAGCGAAGTGGAACACGAATTTAAAGTATCCGACTTGCCGCCGATTTCCGCCGCAGGGCAAACAGGCTTGCGCCTCACGCTCACGGGCAAAAACCGCAAAATGATAGGCGCGGGCAGCCCCGTGATGTATGAAAATCACACCGTGGGCACGGTGGAAAGCGCGAAATTTGACCCGAAAACGCAAAGCGTGCAATACAGCATTTTCATCCAAAGCCCCAACGAAAGCCTTGTGAACTCGGGCAGCCATTTTTGGCTGGACAGCGGCATAGACGTGCGGCTGGACGGCGGCGGGATTAAAGTGGACAGCGCACCGCTTTCTGCCATTTTGTCGGGCGCAATTGCGTTTGACTCGCCCCCCTCTGCCAACAATGTGAGCAGCGGCACCACCTTCACCATCCACAACGACCGCGCCGAAATTGAAAACCAGCCCAACGAGCGCACTTTGTATTACGTTGCCTTTTTCAACAGCTCCGTGCGCGGTTTAGACATCGGCGCACCCGTGGTGTACAAAGGCATCCGCATTGGCAACGTTGCCGCTGTGCCCTATTTTCAAGCGGGCGACAGCGCGAAATTGTTTGAACACGGCTACGTTCCCGTGCGCATTCGCATAGACCCCGACCGAATTGAACAACGTGGCGACACGCCCCAAAGCAAAGCATACTGGCAAAGCACGTTTCAGGCTGCCTTAGATAACGGCTTAACCGCCAGCTTGGGCAGCAACAATTTGGTACTCGGCAGCAAGCTGGTGGAGCTAAACGACAGCCCCAGCAGCACGCCGCCGCTGAAACCGCACAGCGAATACGGCGGCGACATCGTGATTGGCACGCGCGGCGGCGGCTTGGATGATTTGCAAAACCAAGTAGCCAAGCTGTTGGACAAATTCAACGCCCTGCCGTTGGATAAAACCGTGGGCGAGCTTAACGGCAGCCTGAAAGAGCTACGCGGCACGCTGAAATCCGCGCAGACCATGCTGGCATCGGCAAACAAACTCATCGCGCAAAACAGCACGCAAAGCCTGCCCGCCGAGCTGAACCAAACCCTGCGCGAGCTGCGCCAAACGCTGCAAGGCGTGTCGCCGCAATCGCCCGTGTATCAAGACGTGCAAAACACGCTGCAAAGCATAGACCGCACCTTGCAATCCGCCCAGCCCGTTATCCGCACGCTGAAAGAACAGCCCAATGCGTTGATTTTTAACAGGGGCGGCAAAGACCCGATTCCGAAGGGTAAATAA
- a CDS encoding GntP family permease yields MNDWHQTLSSGTLLLIAAAAIALILLMIMRWRVHALLTLTVVSLLTALATGIPAQAIVNDVLLKNFGGTLGGVAILVSLGAMLGRLVETSGGAQSLADAMIRTFGEKRAPFALGVASLLFGFPIFFDAGLVVMLPIVFAVARRMKATVLAYALPSIGAFSVMHVFLPPHPGPITAAELYGANLGYVLILGIPIAVLTWLVSGYAWGLAADKMFPINVPDLIAGGKQDDDQPKQPAGAGLVVSLMMIPMLLIFLNTGLHMASASGWVDGKSPAVQFLRMVGSTPVALLISVLAAMYFLGTKRGMNGSALEKTLDGTLGPVCSVILITGAGGMFGGVLRASGIGDALKDSMAHLGVPVLLGCFLVALALRIAQGSATVALTTAAGLMANAVAAAGYNDWQLAGVVLATAAGSVAASHVNDSGFWLVGRLLNLDVATTLKTWTVNQTLIALIGFALSAGAVALLG; encoded by the coding sequence ATGAACGATTGGCATCAAACCCTAAGCTCAGGCACGCTGCTGCTGATTGCCGCCGCAGCCATCGCCTTAATTTTATTGATGATTATGCGCTGGCGCGTTCACGCGCTGCTCACGCTCACCGTGGTGAGCCTGCTCACCGCGCTGGCAACAGGCATTCCCGCGCAAGCCATTGTGAACGATGTGTTGTTGAAAAATTTTGGCGGCACGCTCGGCGGCGTGGCGATTTTGGTGAGTTTGGGTGCGATGCTCGGGCGGCTGGTGGAAACATCGGGCGGCGCGCAATCGCTTGCTGATGCCATGATTCGCACCTTTGGCGAAAAGCGCGCCCCGTTTGCGTTGGGCGTGGCATCACTGTTGTTTGGCTTTCCCATCTTTTTTGACGCGGGCTTGGTGGTGATGCTGCCCATCGTGTTCGCCGTGGCGCGGCGCATGAAAGCCACCGTGTTGGCGTATGCCTTGCCCTCCATCGGCGCGTTTTCCGTGATGCACGTTTTCCTGCCGCCGCACCCCGGCCCGATTACCGCCGCCGAGTTATACGGCGCCAATTTGGGCTATGTGTTGATTTTGGGCATCCCCATCGCCGTGCTCACTTGGTTGGTGAGCGGCTACGCATGGGGCTTGGCGGCCGACAAAATGTTCCCCATCAACGTGCCCGATTTAATCGCAGGCGGCAAACAAGACGACGACCAGCCCAAGCAGCCCGCCGGCGCAGGCTTGGTGGTGTCGCTGATGATGATTCCCATGCTGTTGATTTTCCTCAACACAGGCTTGCACATGGCAAGCGCATCGGGCTGGGTGGACGGCAAATCGCCCGCCGTGCAATTTTTGCGCATGGTGGGCAGCACGCCCGTTGCGCTGCTGATTTCGGTGTTGGCGGCGATGTATTTTCTCGGCACCAAACGCGGCATGAACGGCAGCGCGTTGGAAAAAACGCTGGACGGCACGCTCGGACCCGTTTGCTCCGTTATCCTGATTACAGGCGCGGGCGGCATGTTTGGCGGCGTGTTGCGCGCATCGGGCATTGGCGACGCGCTCAAAGACAGCATGGCGCATTTGGGCGTGCCCGTGTTACTCGGCTGCTTTTTGGTGGCGTTGGCACTGCGCATCGCGCAAGGCTCGGCAACCGTTGCCCTAACCACCGCCGCTGGCTTGATGGCAAACGCCGTTGCCGCCGCTGGCTATAACGATTGGCAACTGGCAGGCGTGGTGCTGGCTACCGCCGCAGGCTCGGTGGCCGCCAGCCATGTGAACGATTCGGGCTTCTGGCTGGTGGGGCGTTTGCTCAATTTAGACGTCGCCACCACGCTGAAAACGTGGACAGTCAATCAAACCCTCATCGCGCTGATTGGCTTTGCGCTATCGGCGGGCGCAGTTGCGCTATTGGGGTGA
- the purL gene encoding phosphoribosylformylglycinamidine synthase, which translates to MSVVTAFRGETALSAFRINKLLQKAQTLGLPEHAVASEYWYFVASDAPLSDADALQLKALLAAERVTPPDATQSLFLITPRIGTISPWSSKATNIAHNCGLAHIERIERGMAVSLSGSLKTDEREQWAALLHDRMTESVLPDFQAAAQLFAQHDSPSFASVDILGGGKDALLAANAEMGLALSSDEVDYLLDNYRALNRNPTDVELMMFAQANSEHCRHKIFNADFVLNGEKQPKSLFRLIRDTHEASPNGTIVAYKDNSSIIEGAEIARFYPSAACNQAYDFHTENTHILMKVETHNHPTAIAPFAGAATGAGGEIRDEGATGRGARPKAGLTGFTVSNLQIPDFRLPWERDYGKPNRISSALDIMLEAPIGGAAFNNEFGRPNLLGYFRTFEQTFNQQVYGYHKPIMIAGGLGNIQAAQSHKNEIPEGALLVQLGGAGMLIGLGGGAASSMATGSNSADLDFDSVQRGNPEMERRAQEVIDRCWQLGDANPIISIHDVGAGGLSNAFPELVNDAGRGAVFRLRDVPLEEHGLSPLQIWCNESQERYVLAILPEDLDTFRAICERERCPFAVVGTATDDGHLRVRDDVFDNSPVDLPLNVLLGKPPKTTRTDNTVRQPETAFDASQYDLQESAYRVLRLPAVAAKNFLITIGDRSVGGMTHRDQMVGAWQTPVADCAVTLMGFNTHRGEAMSMGEKPALALFDAPASGRMCVGEALTNIAATHIGALGNIKLSANWMAACGVKGEDEKLYRTVDAVSQLCQSLGVSIPVGKDSLSMKTVWQENGAQKSVVSPLSLIISAFAPVQDVRKTVTPDIKPVADSVLLLVDLGFGKARMGGSALSQVWNDLGGESPDIDADTLKVFYEIMQQLVAEDKLLAYHDRSDGGLFATLAEMAFAGRTGLNIDLEEDFAMERLVENRCDQDILFNEELGAVIQIRHEDLHYVQALFEQREFPELLYQIGQPEIGSGDLKIGETVFALADLQAAWQEASHQIQRLRDNPACADSEFALLKDNARSKLFADLTFDLREDIAAPFISGSLKPKIAVLREQGVNGQVEMAAAFHRAGFEAYDVHMSDLLSGRTDLADFQMLAACGGFSYGDVLGAGEGWAKTILFNAKLRDMFAAFFARPDTLSLGVCNGCQMMSNLAEIIPHANHWAKFKRNESEQFEARFGMVRVPKSPSLILAEMAGSALPVVVSHGEGRADFAHFGAGGGVPQDLAVALQYIDGLGEVTQAYPLNPNGSPNGIAGITTRDGRVTIMMPHPERTFRTAQMSWLPESWKQHELAGWYRLFAGARKALG; encoded by the coding sequence ATGTCTGTTGTTACTGCTTTTCGCGGCGAAACCGCGCTTTCTGCTTTCCGCATCAACAAATTGCTGCAAAAAGCCCAAACGCTCGGGCTGCCTGAACACGCTGTTGCCAGCGAATATTGGTATTTTGTGGCATCGGATGCGCCGCTATCAGATGCGGATGCGTTGCAATTAAAGGCTTTGCTGGCTGCTGAACGGGTAACTCCCCCAGATGCCACGCAAAGCCTTTTTTTAATCACCCCGCGCATCGGCACGATTTCCCCGTGGTCTTCCAAAGCCACCAACATCGCGCACAACTGCGGTTTGGCGCACATTGAGCGCATTGAACGCGGCATGGCGGTATCGCTTTCAGGCAGCCTGAAAACGGATGAGCGCGAACAATGGGCTGCCTTGTTGCACGACAGAATGACCGAAAGCGTGTTGCCCGATTTTCAGGCTGCCGCGCAATTATTCGCGCAACACGACAGCCCATCCTTCGCCAGCGTGGATATTCTGGGCGGCGGCAAAGACGCGCTGCTTGCCGCCAACGCCGAAATGGGCTTGGCGCTTTCGTCCGATGAAGTGGACTATCTGCTGGACAACTATCGCGCGTTAAACCGCAATCCAACAGACGTGGAACTGATGATGTTCGCCCAAGCCAACAGCGAGCATTGCCGCCATAAAATTTTCAACGCCGATTTTGTGCTCAACGGCGAAAAACAGCCCAAATCGCTGTTCCGCCTAATACGCGACACCCACGAAGCCAGCCCCAACGGCACCATCGTTGCCTACAAAGACAATTCTTCCATCATCGAAGGCGCGGAAATTGCGCGGTTCTACCCCAGCGCGGCGTGCAACCAAGCCTACGATTTTCATACTGAAAACACCCACATCCTGATGAAAGTGGAAACGCATAACCACCCCACCGCCATCGCCCCCTTTGCCGGCGCGGCAACAGGCGCAGGCGGCGAAATCCGCGATGAAGGCGCAACAGGGCGCGGCGCACGCCCCAAAGCAGGGCTAACAGGCTTCACTGTTTCCAATTTGCAAATTCCCGATTTCAGGCTGCCTTGGGAGCGCGATTACGGCAAGCCCAACCGCATTTCATCCGCGCTGGACATTATGCTTGAAGCCCCCATCGGCGGCGCAGCGTTTAACAACGAATTTGGTCGTCCCAACTTGCTGGGCTATTTCCGCACCTTTGAGCAAACCTTTAACCAGCAAGTGTATGGCTACCACAAGCCGATTATGATTGCGGGCGGCTTGGGCAACATCCAAGCGGCGCAGTCGCACAAAAACGAAATCCCCGAGGGCGCATTGCTGGTGCAACTGGGCGGCGCGGGGATGCTGATTGGCTTGGGCGGCGGCGCGGCTTCTTCTATGGCAACGGGCAGCAACAGCGCGGATTTGGATTTTGACTCGGTGCAACGCGGCAACCCCGAAATGGAACGCCGTGCGCAAGAAGTGATAGACCGCTGCTGGCAGCTGGGCGATGCCAATCCGATTATTTCCATTCACGACGTAGGCGCGGGCGGCTTGTCCAACGCCTTTCCCGAATTGGTAAACGATGCAGGGCGCGGCGCGGTTTTCAGGCTGCGTGATGTGCCGCTGGAAGAACACGGCTTGTCGCCCTTGCAAATTTGGTGCAACGAATCGCAAGAGCGTTATGTGCTGGCAATTTTGCCCGAAGATTTGGATACATTCCGCGCCATTTGCGAACGAGAACGTTGCCCGTTTGCCGTGGTTGGCACGGCTACCGATGATGGACATTTGCGCGTGCGCGATGATGTGTTTGACAACAGCCCTGTTGATTTGCCGCTCAATGTGTTGCTCGGCAAACCGCCCAAAACCACGCGCACGGATAACACCGTAAGGCAGCCTGAAACGGCATTTGACGCATCCCAATACGATTTGCAAGAAAGCGCGTATCGCGTATTGCGCCTGCCTGCCGTGGCCGCGAAAAACTTCCTGATTACCATTGGCGACCGCAGCGTGGGCGGCATGACGCACCGCGACCAAATGGTGGGCGCGTGGCAGACTCCCGTGGCCGACTGCGCCGTTACGCTGATGGGCTTCAACACGCATCGCGGCGAAGCCATGAGCATGGGCGAAAAACCCGCGCTCGCCCTGTTTGACGCGCCCGCATCGGGCAGAATGTGCGTGGGCGAAGCATTGACCAACATCGCGGCAACCCATATCGGCGCATTGGGCAACATCAAATTGTCCGCCAACTGGATGGCAGCCTGCGGTGTGAAGGGCGAAGACGAAAAACTCTACCGCACCGTGGATGCCGTTTCGCAACTGTGCCAATCGCTCGGCGTGAGCATCCCCGTGGGCAAAGACAGCCTGTCGATGAAAACCGTGTGGCAGGAAAACGGCGCGCAGAAATCCGTCGTGTCGCCGCTCTCCTTGATTATTTCCGCCTTCGCCCCCGTGCAGGACGTGCGCAAAACCGTTACGCCCGACATCAAACCCGTGGCGGACAGCGTGCTGCTGCTGGTGGATTTAGGCTTCGGCAAGGCGCGCATGGGCGGCTCTGCATTGAGCCAGGTGTGGAACGACTTGGGCGGCGAAAGCCCAGACATCGACGCGGACACACTGAAAGTGTTCTACGAAATCATGCAGCAGCTGGTGGCCGAAGACAAACTGTTGGCCTATCACGATCGTTCGGACGGCGGCCTGTTTGCCACGCTGGCAGAAATGGCGTTTGCCGGCCGCACGGGGCTGAACATTGATTTGGAAGAAGATTTCGCCATGGAACGGCTGGTGGAAAACCGCTGCGATCAAGACATCCTGTTCAATGAAGAACTGGGTGCGGTCATCCAAATCCGCCATGAAGATTTGCATTATGTGCAGGCCTTGTTCGAGCAGCGCGAGTTCCCCGAACTTCTGTACCAAATCGGGCAGCCTGAAATCGGCAGCGGCGACCTCAAAATCGGCGAAACCGTGTTTGCATTGGCCGATTTGCAGGCTGCGTGGCAGGAAGCCAGCCACCAAATCCAACGCCTGCGCGACAACCCCGCCTGCGCCGACAGTGAATTTGCCTTGCTTAAAGACAATGCCCGCAGCAAATTGTTCGCTGATTTAACGTTTGACCTGCGCGAAGACATCGCCGCGCCATTTATTTCAGGCAGCCTGAAACCCAAAATCGCCGTATTGCGCGAACAAGGCGTAAACGGGCAAGTGGAAATGGCGGCAGCGTTCCACCGCGCAGGCTTTGAGGCGTATGACGTGCATATGTCCGACCTGCTAAGCGGGCGTACCGACCTTGCCGATTTTCAAATGCTGGCGGCGTGCGGCGGGTTCAGCTACGGTGATGTGCTGGGCGCGGGCGAGGGCTGGGCAAAAACCATTTTGTTCAACGCCAAGCTGCGCGATATGTTCGCCGCCTTTTTCGCCCGCCCCGACACATTGAGCCTGGGCGTGTGCAACGGCTGCCAGATGATGAGCAACCTTGCCGAAATCATCCCACATGCGAACCATTGGGCGAAATTCAAGCGCAACGAATCGGAGCAGTTTGAAGCGCGGTTCGGCATGGTGCGCGTGCCCAAATCGCCCTCGCTGATTTTGGCGGAGATGGCGGGCAGCGCGTTGCCCGTGGTGGTGAGCCACGGCGAAGGGCGCGCCGATTTTGCCCACTTTGGCGCGGGCGGCGGTGTGCCGCAAGATTTGGCCGTTGCCCTGCAATACATCGACGGCTTGGGCGAAGTTACCCAAGCCTATCCGCTCAACCCCAACGGCTCGCCCAACGGCATCGCAGGCATCACCACCCGCGATGGGCGCGTTACCATTATGATGCCGCACCCCGAGCGCACCTTCCGCACCGCGCAAATGAGCTGGCTGCCCGAAAGCTGGAAACAGCATGAGCTGGCAGGCTGGTATCGCTTGTTTGCAGGAGCGCGTAAGGCGTTGGGCTAG
- the ybaK gene encoding Cys-tRNA(Pro) deacylase yields the protein MAKPDYPITPAIRFLREHNIAFEPKLYPYVEHGGTAVPAQHFGVDEHAVVKTIVLENDKKQGLICIMHGDKHISTRNLARELGMKHIEPAQPNQASKWTGYLVGGTSPFGTKTPLPVFVEESIYALPTIYINGGKRGFLVAISPQDLAPLNPTSVHVATE from the coding sequence ATGGCAAAACCCGACTACCCCATCACCCCCGCTATCCGCTTTCTGCGTGAGCACAACATCGCCTTTGAGCCCAAACTCTATCCCTATGTAGAACACGGCGGCACGGCCGTTCCCGCGCAACATTTTGGCGTGGATGAACACGCCGTCGTCAAAACCATCGTGCTGGAAAACGATAAAAAACAAGGCTTAATCTGCATTATGCACGGCGACAAACACATCTCCACGCGCAACCTCGCCCGCGAGCTGGGCATGAAACACATAGAACCCGCCCAGCCCAACCAAGCCAGCAAATGGACAGGCTATCTGGTCGGCGGCACCAGCCCGTTCGGCACCAAAACCCCGCTGCCCGTGTTCGTCGAAGAAAGCATCTACGCGCTGCCCACCATCTACATCAACGGCGGCAAACGCGGCTTTCTCGTCGCCATTTCCCCGCAAGACCTCGCCCCTCTCAACCCCACCAGCGTGCACGTCGCCACCGAATAA
- a CDS encoding gluconokinase encodes MTHHYIIMGICGCGKTTVAEALQQHLHCPFAEGDDFHTQANRDKMGAGIPLNDDDRRPWLERLRDWMSEQAQHGASHTIVTCSALKHSYRDILRQAQGEVHFVHLSPPIAANRARMESRQGHYMKAGMIQSQLDTLQPLAADEQGVVITSAGAPDEVMVDVMRYVNAQQ; translated from the coding sequence ATGACCCACCACTACATCATCATGGGCATCTGCGGCTGTGGTAAAACCACCGTTGCCGAAGCCCTGCAACAGCATTTGCATTGCCCCTTTGCCGAAGGCGACGATTTTCACACCCAAGCCAACCGCGACAAAATGGGCGCAGGCATCCCGCTCAACGACGACGACCGCCGCCCGTGGCTAGAACGGCTGCGCGACTGGATGAGCGAGCAAGCGCAACACGGCGCAAGCCACACCATCGTTACCTGCTCCGCGCTCAAACACAGCTACCGCGATATTTTGCGGCAGGCGCAAGGTGAAGTGCATTTTGTGCATCTGTCGCCCCCCATCGCCGCCAACCGCGCCCGCATGGAATCGCGGCAAGGGCATTATATGAAAGCAGGCATGATTCAATCCCAGCTAGACACCTTGCAGCCGCTCGCCGCCGACGAGCAAGGCGTAGTGATTACCAGCGCAGGCGCGCCCGATGAAGTGATGGTGGACGTGATGCGCTATGTGAACGCGCAGCAATAA
- a CDS encoding tetratricopeptide repeat protein, with amino-acid sequence MKKTWKTCLLTASLAAFAFAPQAALAQAPAQHSKKANARKSATNQAVYNQAIAAVQKGDYATAFKILEPLAKKGDATAQHNLAVLYQDGLGTTADAKQALHWYEKAAAQGEPEAQFMAGLMYSDGIGTAQDYKKAAQWYEKAAQKGHAEAQNNLAARYATGTGVTRDMAKAKYWYGKAAAQGNKQAAYTLQQLEALEKNNGSLKTQMLNEAQKTLPNKK; translated from the coding sequence ATGAAAAAAACATGGAAAACCTGCCTGCTCACCGCCAGCCTGGCCGCATTCGCATTCGCCCCCCAAGCCGCGCTCGCCCAAGCCCCCGCCCAGCACAGCAAAAAAGCCAACGCCCGCAAAAGCGCCACCAACCAAGCCGTCTACAACCAAGCCATCGCCGCCGTGCAAAAAGGCGACTATGCCACCGCGTTCAAAATCCTAGAACCGCTCGCCAAAAAAGGCGACGCCACCGCGCAGCACAACCTAGCCGTGCTGTATCAAGACGGCTTGGGCACCACAGCCGACGCCAAACAAGCCCTGCATTGGTATGAAAAAGCCGCCGCGCAAGGCGAACCCGAAGCCCAATTTATGGCGGGCCTGATGTACAGCGACGGCATCGGCACCGCGCAAGACTACAAAAAAGCCGCCCAATGGTACGAAAAAGCCGCCCAAAAAGGACACGCCGAAGCGCAAAACAACCTCGCCGCGCGCTACGCCACAGGCACAGGCGTAACCCGAGACATGGCAAAAGCCAAATATTGGTATGGCAAAGCCGCCGCGCAAGGCAACAAACAAGCCGCCTACACGCTCCAACAGCTTGAAGCATTGGAGAAAAACAACGGCAGCCTGAAAACCCAAATGCTCAACGAAGCGCAAAAAACATTGCCGAACAAAAAATAA
- a CDS encoding EamA family transporter, which produces MAAQSWLYWALASAIFAAMTAIFAKLGLQGVDSDFATFIRTLVIIAALSAFLTYAKKWQPLGSLSAKNWLFLILSGLATGASWLAYFKALQMGDASQVAPIDKLSVVLVAVFAVVFLGERPNGQTWLGIALVAAGVLVLAVKR; this is translated from the coding sequence ATGGCAGCGCAATCTTGGCTTTATTGGGCGTTGGCTTCGGCGATTTTTGCGGCGATGACGGCGATTTTTGCCAAACTGGGTTTGCAGGGCGTGGATTCGGATTTTGCGACGTTTATCCGCACGCTGGTGATTATTGCGGCGTTGAGCGCGTTTTTGACTTATGCGAAAAAATGGCAGCCGCTGGGCAGTTTGTCGGCGAAAAATTGGCTGTTTTTGATTTTGTCGGGCTTGGCAACGGGGGCTTCTTGGCTGGCGTATTTTAAGGCGTTGCAGATGGGGGATGCCTCGCAAGTGGCGCCGATTGATAAGTTGAGCGTGGTGTTGGTGGCGGTGTTTGCGGTGGTGTTTTTGGGGGAGCGGCCCAACGGGCAGACTTGGCTGGGGATTGCGCTGGTGGCGGCGGGGGTGTTGGTGTTGGCGGTTAAGCGGTGA